One segment of Schistocerca cancellata isolate TAMUIC-IGC-003103 chromosome 2, iqSchCanc2.1, whole genome shotgun sequence DNA contains the following:
- the LOC126151799 gene encoding uncharacterized protein LOC126151799, which yields MSKKRGAQPELYKRNVIKAARTKGIGYVNHSGREINAVKIGPDCGCKKLCFKRISEHEQIDIFTKFHDFESKNTQDGYLAGLIEKEDVVRRRPRKSDGQPKPRALNYRYHVVTGDAGRVEVCKKAFCSLFGITNERVRRICHCVKNNVRPCDSRGRTASTNATPQEVLPIIEEHIKTFPTKISHYSSK from the exons atgtcgaagaagagaggtgcgcaaccggaactatataaaagaaatgtcataaaagctgccagaacgaagggaattggttacgtgaatcacagtggaagagaaattaatgctgtaaaaataggacctgactgtgg atgtaagaaactgtgtttcaagaggatctctgaacatgaacagatagatatattcactaaatttcacgattttgagagtaagaacacacaagatggttaccttgcagggctgatcgaaaaagaagacgtggtacgcagaagaccccggaaaagtgatggccagcctaagccaagagcactaaattatcgatatcacgtggtaactggagatgctgggcgggtcgaagtgtgcaaaaaggcattttgtagtctttttggcattacaaatgaacgtgtgcgacgaatttgtcactgtgtgaaaaataatgttcgcccatgtgacagtagaggacgtactgcttcaaccaatgcaacaccacaggaagtcctacccataattgaggagcatattaaaacattccctacgaaaatctcacattattcaagcaaataa